The Argopecten irradians isolate NY chromosome 6, Ai_NY, whole genome shotgun sequence genome has a window encoding:
- the LOC138326529 gene encoding 3'-5' exoribonuclease HELZ2-like: protein MAQAMDACSSEGDSAEDSLSCDEDVPREGRRPELDQIIATVRQLVQDNRKNDAEKLLLDTYRRIEQSYTSEKDRKYLDYVYYLLQCAGLFKETSNHSLALEAYYTAILHQRDEELNILEHMHCARILWEDYFSSAIQIEDISKIAVKLQITAELDRSKNGGSEYSLAYTCFHSSLLVTFRTLLQSQKAPQCITDKWLKSTLVLLRYRVFHGDASDVVNECKELDANYPENIELLETWAHGLMKIGKMDVALKKVDTALELTKNSVKTQALRDLKTSIIAAMEREKTLHENDVPDSDWLAGTNINEITRNSRRREELKNSHVKHNRSRPKSRKVELVCCFMKTQSWEDVDLGTDHFKEPSWIHNKCARKRKKRRKTVRLRQTNQAADNSSSAKSIEDQSLDESEDDFGEDIQMLESSRFDNSLKLNLDKDDCYEQPSVRSFFDESVQLLNKKDKRYLEEGDVILSGMNLSESFVQSTLPNGKQNKTEYNVNLPVDELNYLLKNQPQKYKRCTLHIQTAHKSICTLIKPESNMTDIEISGRSKCGRNFTEDEVVVKVLTNPRCLRNDKKSSPKVGTVNGEVVGRLIRNRFSNIDHPVFVCEIDSFEYHKMKPLDKTVPKLHLYRKKKNDNNMPHVDIFEYDSKTGNLKFKEQFTIEPTKIHTYVFLVVYIHWEGVYPLGAVTKVMEAEGNLGNGLEILRIQHQIPTTYRPKTVKEANRLVMEQDQAKPDDSSPLEVFTIDPEDSRDLDDAFSMRELPNGEIEIGVHISDVATVVQKGGNIDNEAQFRAMTFYHDKQAYHMLPEPLSQNHCSLVPNQRRRAISTFFRFNSDGSLINGPPSIKKTVVVSRRKFSYEEVQVIVNGNTSCGKFSSQIPKLFQISKHLRRNRLGDAMSCNDKVESCFNTTSNSSDSPEAHYLVEEFMILTNKTIAIFVCSSVPNSPILRCQNAPQVTKVKQWLLKYPITTDLILRLQKTTILPSQQRQLLISNVQQNNEKPIPIEIQSWVWSFLEQCAMKGDFQKAWAVIGCDELHPEQALALREWRSFQELAQYKCHVKSGDFKHFDLRISPYLQCTSPIRRYTDLVNQRLIHAAIDQTPSPYRQDEIEEICIHLNQVSRRAKLFENKCKALYCGHELRNSPTLCNGFVEEITNDKMSIYFPGKKSFTPRSKEIPLKLLNVSRKPEIKQDTRRPLDILSLTWRKRIYSHTGFGRATRFQKQLRIDPHQRATFQEHTRWIDILKACTTRNKTEFKKTMSISAPFYEHDQMRDFVPACTETVNDVSCEERENAIPLQFCQFSVSFNHAQIMSVQLGADIYKGVLEPSPQLLELTNNVKLCLLHTKDPLRYLTKYARRTGNRHQYDTVDSYLKTWLPLLWMEAATMAAKADSITINDVPIKLYNRHGTFKLTKLFCDDRNIKFSCSPIEAILNDGNREEKKENVIARKSSDFLCFKCSYHLNDSSSSLPKDHPERRRIWLAHGQIESIQEVKESDVWKVRFLLHPTSPPPPQQLTNGRGKPLCSVELMITPVSIRRPESALKCLESANSLIQSVALGKSLPISEVDGYSLQTDVDGTKLPNNNHEQNEAIVASLSTDFTLIQGPPGTGKTYTGIKLLYLFTKRNKQLALKDTDRKQIIFCGPSNKSVDHVACRYCYSNKTMYGLVWHLTKKLLGNKAPKFVRVYGSAHECCDYPIPGKINSRKQDQQPDKDLWAESLHHLIRMAGKPHAKEIREYDTYFSKFKGDLPSIKNPEKATEFKTKMKDFKTLKYKAKLEELKHYDVIFCTTTMATNPTIVRAVKDRIGQCIMDECGMCTEPECMAAIIATQAEQVVLIGDHKQLRPVVTCHDAAKLGLETSLFERYSDKAIMLKRQYRMHPSICHFVSTQFYDDMLITEESSLWKEYYPLRLWKDPSHRYIFYHVEGQEEYLTVSTDEGSERSCSNQQEVNQVVKTFHRLVKIEKVQRKCINIMSQYRAQCNAIEKSLGDAGFTGCNVRTVVSSQGGEWDYVIFSTARSLPDYKIEPNPTLGWRKENLGFITDEHQINVALSRARKGLIIIGNRNLLRTDPVWSDLLDYYQEDGCVVLTTETTSKRRR, encoded by the exons ATGGCCCAGGCCATGGATGCCTGCTCCAGTGAGGGTGACAGTGCTGAAGATTCACTCAGCTGTGACGAGGATGTGCCGAGGGAAGGACGCCGACCTGAGTTGGATCAAATTATTGCGACTGTCCGTCAGCTAGTTCAAGACAACAGAAAGAATGACGCAGAGAAACTTTTATTGGACACCTACCGTCGTATTGAGCAGTCATATACATCCGAAAAGGATAGGAAATATCTGGACTACGTTTATTATCTCTTACAATGTGCAGGGTTGTTTAAAGAG ACTTCGAATCATTCTTTGGCACTGGAGGCTTACTATACAG CAATACTCCATCAGCGTGATGAAGAGCTAAATATACTGGAACATATGCATTGCGCAAGAATCCTTTGGGAGGATTACTTTTCTTCGGCTATTCAGATTGAG GACATATCAAAGATTGCTGTAAAGCTACAAATAACAGCGGAGCTTGATCGAAGTAAAAATGGAGGATCGGAATACAGTCTAGCATATACGTGCTTTCATAGCAGTCTCCTAGTAACCTTTCGTACTTTACTGCAAAGTCAAAAGGCACCTCAATGTATCACCGACAAATGGTTGAAATCAACACTTGTGTTGCTGAGATACCGCGTATTCCAT GGTGATGCATCAGATGTTGTCAACGAGTGCAAAGAAT TAGATGCAAATTACCCAGAAAATATTGAACTGTTAGAGACATGGGCCCATGGGTTGATGAAGATAGGGAAAATGGATGTCGCATTAAAGAAAGTAGATACAGCGCTGGAGCTTACAAAG AACTCAGTCAAAACCCAGGCATTACGTGATTTGAAGACATCTATCATTGCTGCAATGGAGCGTGAAAAGACATTACATGAAAACGATGTTCCTGACTCTGATTGGTTGGCTGGAACAAACATTAATGAGATTACCCGG AACAGCAGGCGAAGAGAAGAACTGAAGAATTCACATGTAAAACACAACAGAAGTCGAC CAAAATCAAGAAAAGTCGAACTTGTGTGCTGCTTTATGAAGACACAGAGCTGGGAGGACGTTGATCTCGGAACAGACCATTTCAAAGAACCATCTTGGATCCATAACAAATGTGCacgaaaaagaaagaaaaggcGTAAAACCGTTCGTTTAAGACAAACAAATCAAGCAGCTGATAACTCTAGTTCTGCCAAGTCAATAGAGGACCAGAGTTTAGATGAAAGTGAGGACGATTTCGGAGAGGACATACAGATGTTGGAATCGAGCCGATTTGACAACAGTTTAAAGTTGAATCTCGACAAGGACGATTGTTATGAACAACCTTCAGTGAGATCATTCTTTGACGAAAGTGTGCAGCTACTCAATAAGAAGGACAAAAGATATCTGGAAGAAGGTGACGTTATTCTAAGCGGAATGAATTTATCCGAGTCCTTTGTCCAGTCAACTCTTCCTAAcggaaaacaaaacaaaacagaataCAATGTGAATTTGCCTGTTGATGAATTAAACTACCTCCTTAAAAATCAACCACAGAAATACAAAAGGTGTACCCTTCATATACAAACAGCACACAAATCGATATGCACTTTGATTAAACCAGAATCAAACATGACAGACATTGAAATAAGTGGTCGGTCAAAATGCGGACGAAATTTTACAGAAGACGAAGTAGTCGTAAAGGTGCTCACAAATCCGAGATGTTTGAGAAATGACAAGAAAAGTTCTCCAAAGGTAGGAACTGTAAACGGGGAGGTCGTTGGAAGATTAATCAGGAATCGATTTTCCAACATTGACCATCCtgtttttgtgtgtgaaatAGACAGTTTCGAATATCACAAAATGAAACCTCTTGATAAAACAGTGCCAAAACTTCATCTTTatcgaaagaaaaaaaacgatAACAACATGCCTcatgttgatatttttgaatatgaTTCGAAGACAggaaatttaaaattcaaagaACAGTTTACCATTGAACctacaaaaatacatacatatgtatttctggTCGTTTACATTCACTGGGAGGGAGTCTATCCACTAGGAGCTGTGACCAAAGTGATGGAAGCGGAAGGTAACCTTGGAAACGGTTTAGAAATCCTCCGAATCCAACACCAGATACCAACCACATACAGACCAAAAACGGTTAAAGAAGCAAACCGTTTGGTAATGGAACAGGATCAAGCAAAACCGGACGATTCTTCACCGCTAGAGGTTTTCACGATTGATCCTGAGGATTCTAGAGATTTAGATGATGCATTTAGCATGAGAGAACTACCAAACGGAGAAATCGAAATTGGAGTCCATATATCAGATGTGGCAACCGTTGTACAAAAAGGAGGTAACATAGACAATGAGGCACAGTTTAGAGCCATGACGTTCTATCATGATAAGCAAGCCTATCACATGTTACCAGAGCCTCTTAGTCAAAATCACTGTAGCTTGGTACCAAATCAACGAAGGCGGGCAATCTCAACATTCTTCCGCTTCAATTCTGATGGAAGTTTGATCAATGGGCCTCCTTCTATAAAGAAAACAGTTGTGGTTTCAAGACGCAAATTTTCATACGAAGAGGTTCAAGTTATTGTGAACGGCAATACCTCTTGCGGCAAATTTTCGTCACAAATTCCAAAACTTTTTCAGATATCAAAACATCTCAGGCGTAATCGTCTTGGTGACGCTATGAGCTGCAATGATAAAGTCGAAAGCTGTTTCAATACGACCTCGAATTCATCAGATTCACCAGAAGCGCATTACCTCGTAGAGGAATTCATGATTCTTACCAACAAAACCATTGCAATTTTTGTGTGCTCGAGCGTTCCGAATAGTCCAATTCTCAGATGTCAAAATGCCCCTCAAGTAACAAAAGTTAAACAATGGTTATTGAAATATCCAATCACTACTGATCTGATCTTACGACTCCAAAAGACAACTATTCTTCCATCACAACAAAGGCAATTACTTATATCAAACGTTcaacaaaacaatgaaaaaccAATCCCTATAGAAATACAATCGTGGGTATGGTCATTTCTGGAGCAATGTGCTATGAAGGGAGATTTTCAGAAAGCGTGGGCGGTCATTGGATGTGACGAATTGCACCCAGAGCAAGCTCTGGCACTCCGCGAGTGGAGGTCGTTTCAAGAGCTAGCCCAGTATAAATGCCACGTGAAATCCGGAGACTTCAAACATTTCGACCTACGCATATCGCCATACTTGCAGTGTACGTCACCGATTCGTCGATATACAGACCTGGTAAATCAACGCCTTATCCACGCTGCAATCGATCAAACACCCTCACCATACAGACAAGATGAAATCGAAGAAATATGTATCCATCTGAACCAAGTGTCAAGACGGGCAAAACTGTTTGAGAACAAATGTAAAGCATTGTATTGTGGTCATGAACTCCGAAACAGTCCAACTCTGTGCAATGGATTCGTTGAAGAAATAACTAATGACAAAATGTCCATCTACTTCCCAGGGAAGAAATCCTTCACGCCAAGGAGCAAAGAGATTCCTCTTAAACTGCTTAATGTGTCACGTAAGcctgaaataaaacaagataCCAGAAGACCGCTCGATATCTTATCTCTGACCTGGAGAAAGCGTATCTATTCACATACAGGGTTTGGACGAGCTACGAGGTTTCAAAAGCAGCTACGCATAGACCCACATCAAAGAGCAACCTTTCAAGAACATACGCGCTGGATAGATATCTTAAAGGCCTGCACCACCAGAAATAAGACTGAATTCAAGAAAACAATGTCTATTAGCGCTCCATTTTACGAACATGATCAAATGAGAGATTTTGTTCCAGCGTGTACAGAGACAGTGAACGATGTTAGCTGCGAGGAAAGGGAAAATGCGATTCCATTGCAGTTCTGTCAATTCTCCGTGTCGTTCAATCATGCACAAATTATGTCGGTTCAGCTAGGTGCGGATATATATAAAGGGGTGTTAGAACCGTCACCTCAACTGCTGGAACTTACAAACAATGTGAAGCTATGTCTGTTGCACACCAAAGATCCCTTGAGGTATCTCACTAAGTATGCTAGAAGAACAGGAAATAGGCATCAGTATGACACGGTTGATTCTTATCTGAAAACATGGTTGCCTTTACTGTGGATGGAAGCCGCAACGATGGCAGCCAAAGCTGATTCTATCACAATCAATGACGTGCCAATCAAACTATATAATCGTCATGGGACGTTCAAGTTAACAAAATTGTTCTGTGACGACAGGAACATCAAATTCAGTTGTTCACCAATAGAAGCCATTTTGAATGATGGAAACcgagaagaaaagaaagaaaacgtTATCGCTCGCAAAAGTTCAGATTTTCTCTGTTTCAAATGTTCATATCACTTGAATGATTCGTCATCATCGTTGCCAAAGGATCACCCCGAGAGAAGACGCATTTGGCTAGCACATGGGCAAATTGAAAGCATACAAGAAGTAAAGGAATCCGATGTGTGGAAAGTTCGTTTCCTGTTGCATCCGACAAGTCCGCCGCCGCCTCAACAGTTGACCAATGGAAGAGGCAAGCCATTATGTAGTGTTGAGCTTATGATTACTCCCGTGTCTATCAG ACGACCAGAATCAGCTCTGAAGTGTCTTGAGTCTGCCAATAGCTTGATACAGTCGGTTGCGCTCGGGAAAAGTCTCCCAATATCAG AGGTCGACGGGTATTCATTGCAAACTGATGTGGACGGAACTAAACTACCCAATAATAACCATGAACAAAATGAGGCCATAGTTGCATCTTTGTCAACTGATTTTACACTGATTCAAGGCCCTCCAG GAACAGGAAAGACATACACTGGCATTAAACTCCTGTATCTCTTCACGAAGAGAAACAAGCAACTTGCACTAAAAGATACCGATCGGAAACAAATCATTTTCTGTGGTCCTTCAAACAAATCAGTCGACCACGTAGCATGTAGGTATTGTTATTCTAATAAGACAATGTATGGATTAGTTTGGCAC CTGACAAAGAAATTACTTGGGAATAAAGCGCCAAAGTTTGTCCGTGTTTATGGCTCTGCACATGAATGTTGCGATTATCCCATCCCAGGCAAAATCAATTCTCGAAAACAGGATCAGCAGCCCGATAAAGACCTGTGGGCCGAATCTCTTCACCACCTGATCCGGATGGCTGGCAAACCACACGCGAAAGAAATAAGGGAATATGACACATACTTCAGTAAGTTCAAAGGTGATCTTCCCTCCATAAAAAACCCTGAAAAGGCAACggaatttaaaacaaaaatgaaagatttCAAAACATTGAAGTACAAGGCCAAACTCGAAGAACTCAAGCACTATGACGTCATCTTCTGCACAACTACGATGGCAACAAATCCGACGATCGTGAGAGCGGTAAAAGATAGGATTGGACAATGCATCATGGACGAATGTGGGATGTGCACAGAACCAGAATGTATGGCCGCAATCATTGCGACACAAGCAGAACAAGTTGTGCTTATCGGTGATCACAAACAACTTAGACCTGTTGTAACATGCCATGATGCAGCAAAGTTGGGCCTGGAGACGTCACTCTTTGAACGATATTCAGACAAAGCAATAATGCTCAAGAGACAATACCGCATG cATCCTTCAATATGTCACTTTGTTTCGACCCAGTTTTACGACGATATGTTGATCACTGAAGAGTCTTCACTATGGAAAGAATATTATCCTTTGAGATTATGGAAAGATCCATCTCATCGATACATCTTTTATCATGTAGAGGGACAAGAGGAATATCTCACTGTCTCGACAGATGAAGGCAGTGAACGGTCATGTAGTAACCAACAGGAGGTTAATCAAGTA
- the LOC138326364 gene encoding LOW QUALITY PROTEIN: 3'-5' exoribonuclease HELZ2-like (The sequence of the model RefSeq protein was modified relative to this genomic sequence to represent the inferred CDS: deleted 2 bases in 1 codon): MVRMYGSSQECMDYPIPGNVQSAKSHRPDNRPDRELQDIALHRLIRQEGKPHADEILVFDKYFQSFKSCSSIGDPEVANVFKQKLKEYKSLLSKAEQEELQHYDVIFCTTAMTTNPKFIRGTKNKIFQCIIDESGMCTEPECLAAIITTKAEQVVLIGDHKQLRPVVMCQHAARLGLETSLFERFSKQAIILTTQYRMHPQICDFVSKEFYENKLETAPSRAWKEDNPLELWKYHGVPHIFCHVEGEEEYLTVSTEEGNEQSCSNKEEVEKVLAVFHRMVKTEGVDPRYINIISQYNAQCNAIKSALLDSGYINCNVHTVVASQGN, translated from the exons ATGGTCCGAATGTATGGA TCGTCTCAAGAGTGTATGGACTATCCTATTCCGGGAAATGTTCAGTCTGCTAAATCGCACAGACCTGACAACCGACCAGACAGGGAACTTCAAGACATCGCATTACATCGTCTAATTCGGCAAGAAGGAAAACCCCATGCTGATGAGATCCTAGTCTTCGACAAGTATTTCCAGTCGTTCAAAAGTTGCTCTTCAATCGGTGATCCCGAGGTAGCCAATGTGTTTAAGCAAAAGCTGAAAGAGTACAAATCTCTTTTGAGCAAAGCAGAGCAAGAAGAACTGCAGCACTATGATGTCATATTCTGTACAACGGCTATGACAACTAACCCCAAGTTCATCCGGGGCACGAAAAACAAAATCTTCCAATGCATCATTGACGAAAGTGGTATGTGCACAGAGCCAGAATGTCTAGCTGCTATCATCACTACCAAGGCAGAACAAGTCGTTCTCATCGGGGATCACAAACAACTGCGGCCCGTCGTCATGTGTCAACACGCCGCAAGGCTTGGCCTGGAGACATCACTCTTCGAGAGGTTTTCGAAACAAGCGATTATTCTAACAACGCAATATCGAATG CATCCACAAATATGCGATTTTGTGTCAAAGGAGTTTTACGAAAACAAACTTGAAACTGCCCCTTCTCGTGCATGGAAGGAAGATAACCCCCTGGAGCTGTGGAAATATCATGGTGTTCCCCACATATTCTGTCACGTAGAGGGAGAAGAGGAATACTTAACTGTGTCGACAGAGGAAGGAAATGAACAGTCATGTAGCAATAAAGAAGAAGTTGAAAAAGTG ctAGCAGTGTTCCACCGTATGGTGAAGACGGAGGGCGTGGACCCCCGCTACATCAACATCATATCTCAGTATAACGCCCAGTGTAACGCTATCAAGTCGGCACTATTGGACTCTGGCTATATCAACTGTAACGTACATACTGTCGTGGCCAGTCAAGGTAATTAA